GGGCCGAGCTCGGTCAGTTCCACGGTGCGCCCGCCGACCGTCAGGGTGCGCGCGCCCTTGAACACCTCGGTCGGCGGAACGTGTTCGATATCGGAGAAGTCGAAGGTCTTTCCCATGAAGGTGTGCAGGAATTCACCGAAGACGCCATATGCGTCCGGGTCGGCCGCCGCCGCCTTGAAGAACCCGGCCGGGCGTTCCTCCATCTCGTCGCGCGCCGCTTCGGAGGCTATGATCCGCGCACCGCCGACCAGGTGGTTGCCAAAGGTGTGGTCGCCGTTGGAATGGGTGTTGACCAGCATGTCGATCGTCGCCGCGGCCGGATCGGCGCGGCGATAGGCCGCCAGCATGTCCTCGGTCAGGCGGCCGGTGAACAGCGTGTCAACGACGAGGCTCTTGTCATCCGCGCCGGTGATCAGGCCGGAATTGCTCCAGCCCCAGCTGCCGTCGCCCTGCACCCAGGCAAAGAGCCCGTCGCCGAGATCCTGAAGTTCGCGTTTCGTGTCGGAATACATGGTCGTTCCTTCCGTGTCAGAGCAGGCCGGTTGCGAGCCAGGGCATCGCGACCACGAGCGCGACCAGAACCACCATGATCAGCGCAAAGGGCGCGGCCCCGGCAAAGATTTCGTTCAGCGTGACGCGGCGGTCGTCGATATTCGCCTTGATGACGAAACACGCAACCCCGAGCGGCGGCGTCAGCAGCCCCACCTCGACCGCGATAATGGTCAGGATCCCGAACCACACGAGATCGACGCCGAAGGGCTGGATCACCGGCAGGATCAGCGGCAGCAGGATCAGGATGATCGACGAACTGTCGAGGATGGTGCCCAGCAGGACGATGGCCAGCAGGTAGAGCACGAGGATACCGTATAGCCCGAGATCCCAGCTTGCCAGCAGCGCGGTCATCGAATTCGGCAGCCCGGTCAGCGCCAGCAGGCGCGAATACATATGTGCCGCGATGATGAGAAAGGTGATGGAGGCCGTGACCTGCCCCACCTCGATCATGATCCGCCCGATTTCGCGCGCGGAAAGCCGCCCCTTGACCAGCGCGATCACCAGCGCGCCGAGCGCACCGACCCCGCCCGCCTCGGTCGGGGTGAAGAACCCGCCGTAGATGCCACCGAGAACCAGCACGACAAGCAGCACGATCGGCGCCGATTTCAGGATCATCGTGCCCGTGCTCATCATCGGCAGGTCGGACGCGCCGGGATTGCCGGTGAAGCGGGGAAAGAACCGGGCCATCAGCAGGATCGCGATGCAGAAGAACAGCGACAGGATAATGCCAGGGACGATCCCGGCGGTGAACAGATCGCCGATGGACACCTCGGCGATGATGCCGAACAGGATCAGCAGCAGCGACGGCGGGATCAGCATGCCCAGCACCGACGACCCGGCCACCACCCCGACCGAGAAACGCGGCGTGTAGCCCTGCCGCACCAGTTCGGGCACCGCGACCTTTGTGAACACCGACGCCGACGCGATCGAGGTGCCGTTGACGGCGGCAAAGACGGCGTTGGCGAATACCGTGGCGATCCCGAGCCCGCCGCGGAACCGGCGGAACATCTGCCCGGCCACGTCGAACACGTCCCGCCCCAGCCCGCAGGCCCCGACCAGGACGCCCATCAGCACGAACAGCGGGATCACCCCGAAGGAATAACGTTCGACCCCGTCCAGCGCCGCCTGGCTCAGCAGCGCGCCGGCAATCGCCATCTTGCCCTTGACCAGGTAGACCCCGAAGAACGAAACCGTCATCAGCGCGATGGCGACATGCATCCCGAGCTGGATCAGCACGAGGATCGCGACGATGGACCAGATCCCGATCTCGACGCCGCTCATGCGGTCCGCCTGTCGAAGGCCCGGGTCGCGAAACCGACGGTCAGAACCGCGTATTGCGCCAGTGTCAGCGCGCATCCCGACAGCACGCAGACCACAAAAGGCCAGCGCGGCATCGTGAAGATGCCGTAGAGGCCGACGGTCTCGTTCCCCCTGATCGAAGCAAATATTCCCGGCGCGATGTAGTAGAGAAGAACGCCGAGCATCAGCGTGCCGATCGCATGGTGGAACGCGTTCAGCATGTCGGCCCCGCGCCCGCCTCTGCGGCCCAGCCGGTTCAGCACCATATCCGAACGCACGTTGCGCCCGGACCCGGTGGCAAGCGGCAGTTGCAGGAACACGATGGCGACGATGGCTGCGCTGACGATCTCGGCCGTCGCCGGGACCGGGGTATGGAACACGCCCCGCCCGATCACGTCGGCATTGATGATCGCCATGATCCCGAGCGTCCCGACCCCGCCGACAGCCGCGAGCGCCAGCGTCGCGCGGTTCAGCCACCTGATCAGCGGGCTGCCCGGCCATGCAGGCAGCCCGTAGTCGCCTGCCGGGTCCTTCACTCCGCGGCCCAGTCCCGCGCGTGCTCGATTCCGGCCTCCTTCGACAGGCGCAGGTAGGTTTCCAGCACCTCGGTGCCCGGCTTGCCCTGCGCGTCGAGCTGGTCGGCCCATTCACGGGCGATGCTCGGCAGCTTCTGCGCATAGGCCGTGCGCTGGTCGTCCGACAGCTCGCTGACCGTCGCGCCGTTCTCCACCGCCTTGGCGATGGAGGCCACGCCGCCATCCTTGTAGGACTCGGCGGCGATGTCGCGGTATTCGTCCGCAACCTCGACGATCACCTGCTGCAGATCCTCGGGCAGCGAATTCCATGTGTCGAGATTCACCGTCAGGGCCGATGCGTATTGCCCACCGAAATTGATTTTCGTGATATAGGGGGCGACCTCGTAGAACTTGTAGGGCGCGATCACGGATTCGAAGGTGATGATCCCGTCGTAGAGGCCCGTGGAAATGGAATTGTAGAAATCGGGCAGCGCGCCCGCCACCGGTGTCGCGTCAACGCCCTTCAGCCAGTTCAGGGCAAGCCCCGCGGTGCCGATCTTGTGGCCGTCAAGGTCGGCGACCTTCTCGATCGGGAAGGTCGTGACGAAGTGGTAGGTGTCGACGCCGACCGGCGCCAGCACCTTTTGCCCGTTGTCGGCCCAGGCCTGGTCCATCGCCGGGATCTCGGCATGCAGCTTGTCGATCACCTTCATCACATCGGCAAGGTTCGACGTGCCGAACGGCGTCACATAGGTGATCTGCTCCAGTGGCAGTTTGTCACCCTCGAACAACTGCGGCACATAGCCGAATTCGGCGACGCCGCTCTCCACCGCTTCGAGTACCCCCGTGGGCGGCGCGACGGCGCCGGCATAGGCTTCGGTCCAGTTGATCTCGTGCCCAAGCGCGGCCGCGCGCCGGGTCACCTCGGGGACGAAATGATCCGATATGGCCGACACGCCCCTGGTCAGCGGCGGATGGCCGGCGATGACGGTGAAGTTCCAGGTCTCTGCCTCGCCCGGCAGGCTCGTGGCCAGCATCAGCGTGCCCGCAAGGGCCGTGGTGGTGAGTTTCGTCATGTTTCCTCCGTCCTGGGTTGTGTCCGGGTCCGCGCCCGGTTTTTCTGATGTGACCCGTCCGGGATCGCCGGCCGGCCATCGATATCCTTGTCCGTCGCGGGGCCGGGGCCGAAGGACGCGACAAGGAACGCGATGAGCTGTTCGCGGAACTCGTCCCGATCCTCGGGCGCGCACAGCCCGTTCGACAGGCGCCGCAACCGGGCGTTCGAGCCATGGCCGCTGACGCCCATCATCACCGCGCCCACCATCAGGTGATAGCGCCAGTGGACCTCGCTTTCGTCCAGATGCGGTACCGCGCGGCGCAGCACCCCGACGTAGCGGCGCGCGAAATCGTCCAGTTCCTCGCGAACGATGGCTTCGGTCCATTCGGTCGACCGCACCCGGTGCTGCAGCACAAGATGTGCCAGCAGGACGCCGGTGCGTGGCGAATCGTGGTTCACATAGGCATCGACGAAGGCCTCCACGACCTCGCGCAGGCCCGGGGCGCGGCCTTCGCGTTCGGCGCGCGCCTCGATCCGCGCGAGGTTGTCGAGCCGCCGCTGCACCGTCCGCCGGGCGACGTCCCGGAACACGGCCATCGTCAGGTTGTCCTTGTTGCCGTAGTGATAGTTCACGGCGGCCATGTTCGCACCGGCCCGCTCGGCCAGCGCGCGGGTGGTCACGCCGTCGATCCCGTGTTCGGCGAACAGTTCCTCGGCCACGGCCCGAAGGGCGTCGCGCGTGGTGGATCCGGGTTTCCCTGACTCATTCAAACGCATGATTGAAAGCTATGCTTGAAATCGCCACCTGTAAACAACCCTGTCAAATGGATCGGTTTGGCGGGGTAGCCGGTCCAGTGTTGTCCATCGCGTCCATGGGTTTGGGTCCGTCACCTGCGCGGCCGATCATGAACCGGCGCATATCCCTGTCACCGGGCTGCGCCTATGTGTTTCCCGCAGGCCGTGTGCAGGATCCGAGCGAGACCAAGCCCGTATCCGGGCCGGCTGCCCAAGGGTGCCGCCGCCGCGCTGGACATCCGGTGGCGCGGATGTTCGGCGATTGCGGGGCATTGTGGCGGCAGGGGCGCCCGGCCATGGCGCGGGAACGCGAACACGGCTTGCCCGGGTCAGATGCGCGGCCTACAGTCCGGCCAGGGCACCTGCCTGTACAAGAACAATCCATGGGGAGACAGCAATGAAACACTTTGCCAAACTGGCCGCCGCCGCGGCGGTCGCGGCGATCATCGGGGCACCGATGACCGCGGCGCGCGCCGAAACTCCGCCCGATACCCTGATCCAGGCCTGGGCGATCGACGACATCATCACGCTGGACCCGGCGGAGGTGTTCGAATTCACCGCCTCCGAGATCCTGGGCAACAGCTATCAGCCGCTGGTCGGCTATGACGTCAAGGACGTCAGCCAGATCCATGGCGTGATCGCCGAAAGCTGGACGGTGTCCGAGGACGGCAAGACATTCACCTTCCAGATCCGCCCCGGCATGACATTCGCCAGCGGCAACCCGATCACCGCCGCCGATCCGGTGTTTTCGCTGCAACGGGCGATCAAGCTGGACAAGTCGCCGGCATTCATCCTGACGCAGTTCGGGTTCAACGCCGGAAACGTGGACGAGAAGATCCGCCAGACCGGCGACATGACGTTCGAATTCGAGATGGACCAGGCCTATGCGCCCTCGCTGGTTCTCTATTGCCTGACCGCGACTGTGGGGTTCGTCGTCGACAAGGAACTGGCGCTGTCGCACGAACAGGACGGCGATTTCGGCTATGACTGGCTCAAGACCAACTATGCCGGGTCCGGCGCGTTCACGATCCGCGACTGGCGTGCCAACGAGGTCGTGGTGCTGGAGCGCAACGACAATTACAGCGGCGACGCGCCGGCGATGGCCCGCGCGATCTATCGCCACATTCCCGAGGGCGCGACTCAGCGGCTGCTGCTGGAAAAGGGCGATATCGATATCGCGCGCAGCCTGGGGTCCGAGGAAATCACCGCGTTGCAGGACAACCCGGACGTCAAGATCGAGAGCGGCGTCAAGGGGTCGATCTATTACCTGGGGCTGAGCCAGAAGAACGAATACCTGTCCAAGCCCGAGGTGCGTCAGGCGATGAAATACCTGGTCGACTACGCGACCATCGCCGACACGATCATGAAGGGCCGGGTCAAGGTGCATCAGGCGTTCCTGCCCGAAGGTTTCCTGGGCGCGCTGAACGACACGCCGTTCGAACTGAATGTCGAAAAGGCCAAGGAACTGCTGGCCGAGGCCGGTGTGCCGGACGGGTTCAAGGTGACGATGGACACCCGCAACACGCCCGAGATCACCGCCATCGCCGAGGCGATCCAGCAGACCATGGCCGGGGCGGGCATCGAGATGGAACTGATCCCCGGCGACGGGCAGCAGACCCTGACCAAATACCGCGCCCGCAACCATGATATCTATATCGGCCGCTGGGGCCCGGATTATCAGGATCCGCACACCAATGCCGATACCTTTGCGCGCAACCCCGACAACGGCGACGACGCAGCCAGCAAGCCGCTGGCCTGGCGCAATTCGTGGGACATCCCCGAGATGACCGCCAAGGCTGACGCCGCGGTGCTGGAAAAGGACACCGACAAGCGCGCCGACATGTATCTGGAACTGCAGGCGGAACATCAGCAGGTGTCGCCCTTTGTCATCATGTTCCAGGAGATCGAGGTTCTGGGCATCCGTGAGAATGTCGATGGATTCGTGATCGGGCCGTCCTTCAACGACAACTCGTTCAAGAAGGTCTCGAAATCCGAATGACGCCGGGCACGGCCAGGACGAAACCTGCGGGGCGGCGCGGCGGCGCCGTCCCGCGATTGGCGGTCCGGGGGGCGCGGCTGGTCGCGACCCTGGCCGTGACCCTGCTGGGGCTGCTGTTCGTCACCTTTCTGATCGGGCGCGTGGTGCCGGTCGATCCGGTGCTGGCGGTGGTCGGCGACCGGGCGTCACAATCGACCTATGACGCCGCCTATATCGAGCTGGGGCTGGACAAGCCGCTGTATCAGCAGTTCTGGATTTTCCTCAAGAATGCGCTGACCGGCGATCTGGGCACGTCGATCCTGACCAAGAAACCCATCGTCGAGGATATCAAGCGGGTGTTTCCCGCCACCCTGGAACTGGCCACCGCCGGTATCCTGATCGGCACCGTGTTCGGGATCCCGCTGGGCGTGCTGGCCGCCGTGCGCCAGGGCGGGATCGCCGACCAGATGATCCGGGTGTTCGGGCTGATCGGCTACTCCGCGCCGATCTTCTGGCTGGGGCTGCTGGGGCTGCTGGTGTTCTATGCGAAACTCGACTGGGTGGCCGGGCCGGGGCGGATCGACATTTCCTATGAATATTCGATCACGCCGGCGACGGGGCTGCTGCTGCTGGACAGCGCCATGCAGGGGCAATGGGACGCGTTCCGCAACGTGCTGGCGCATCTGGCGCTGCCGGCGCTGCTGCTCGGGTATTTCTCGATGGCCTATATCAGCCGCATGACCCGGTCGTTCATGTTGAACGAGCTGGCGCAGGAATACATCATCACCGCGCGGGTCAAGGGCGTGTCCGAAACCCGCATCATCTGGGTCCATGCGCTGGGCAATGCGGCAGTGCCGCTGGTGACGGTGGTGGCGCTGTCCTATGCCGGGCTGCTCGAAGGTTCGGTGCTGACCGAAACCGTGTTCGCCTGGCCGGGGCTGGGGCAGTATCTGACCAATTCGCTGCAAAATGCCGACATGAACGCGGTGCTGGGCGGCACGCTGGTGATCGGCATCATCTTTGTCGGGCTCAACCTGCTGTCCGATCTGCTCTACAACCTGCTGGACCCGCGCGTGAGGCGGCGCAAATGACCGAGATGACCCGCCGCGACTGGCTGCTGAGCGAAGAACCGCTATCCCGCCGGCAGGCCCGGTTGGGCCAGCTCTACCGGACCTGGTCGGCGCTGCGCGCGAACCGGCTGGCGATGGTCGGGCTGGGCATCGTGATCGTGCTGATCCTGATGGCCCTGTTCGCCGACCTGATCGCGCCGTTCGACCCGCTGGCCGGGGGCGATCTGCGCACCGAACGGCTGCTGCCGCCGTCATGGGATCATCTGATGGGCACCGACGATCAGGCCCGCGACATCTTCAGCCGGGTGGTCCACGGATCGCGCCTGACGCTGATGGTGGTGGCGCTGGTGGCGGTGATCGCCACGCCCATCGGGCTCGCCGTGGGGACCACGGCCGGCTATTTCGGCGGCTGGGTTGACACGGTGCTGATGCGGATCACCGACATCTTCCTGGCATTCCCGCGCCTGATCCTGGCGCTGGCCTTCGTCGCGGCGCTGGGTCCGGGGATCGAGAACGCGATCATCGCCATCGCGATCACGTCATGGCCGCCCTATGCGCGGCTGGCGCGGGCGGAAACCCTGACCATCCGCAGCGCCGATCATATCGACGCGGTCCGTCTGCAGGGCGCGCGCAGCCCGCGCATCATCTGGGGCCATGTGGTGCCGCTGTGCCTGTCCTCGGTCATCATCCGGGTGACGCTGGACATGGCCGGGATCATCCTCACCGCCGCCGGGCTGGGCTTTCTGGGGCTGGGCGCGCAGCCGCCGCAGCCGGAATGGGGCGCGATGATCGCCAGCGGGCGGCGGTTCCTGATCGACTTCTGGTGGGTCGCCACCATGCCGGGCATTGCGATTTTTGTGGTCAGCCTGGGTTTCAACCTGCTCGGCGACGGGCTGCGCGACGTGCTGGACCCCAAGGGGGCGAAATGACACCCGTTCTCGAAGTCGAAGACCTGCGCGTCGCCTTTCCCAGCCACAAGGGCCCGGTCGAGGTCGTGCGCGGGGTCAATTTCACGCTGGGGCGCGAACGGCTGGGCATCGTCGGCGAAAGCGGCTCGGGCAAGTCCCAGACCGGGCGCGCGATCCTGGGCCTGACGCCGGGCCGGGTGACGGCCAAGACGCTGAGATTCGAGGGCACCGACCTGCTGAGCGCGTCGCAATCGACCTGGCGCAGGCTGCGGCGCCAGCGGATGAGCATGGTGATGCAGGACCCGAAATTCTCGCTCAACCCGGTGATGACCATCGGCCGGCAGATCGTCGAGGCGCTGCGCATCAGCGTCGGGCGGCGCGGCGATTCCCGCGCCCGCGCCATCGAGATGCTGGCGGCGGTGCAGATCCGCGACCCGGAGCGGGTGTTCGACGCCTATCCGCACGAATTGTCCGGCGGCATGGGGCAGCGGGCGATGATCGCGATGATGCTGATCCGCGAACCCGATCTGCTGATCGCCGACGAACCGACCTCGGCGCTGGATGTCACCGTGCAGATCGACGTGCTGCGCATCCTCGACCGGCTGGTGCGCGAACGCGGCATGGGGCTGATCTTCATCAGCCACGACCTGCGGCTGGTCTCGACCTTCTGCGACCGTATCCTGGTGATGTATTCCGGCCGCATGGTCGAGGAGATCGCCGCCCGCGACCTGCACGCGGCGACCCATCCCTATACCCGCGGATTGCTGAACTGCCTGCCCGATATCGGCGCCGATACCCGCCCGCTGCCGACCCTGCAACGAGACGCGGATTGGGCGCTATGAGCGCGATGGTCGAAATCGACGGCCTGTCGGTCACCTTCGGCTCCGCCGACGATCTGGTCCACGCGGTGCGGGGCGTCAGCCTGTCGGTCGGGCGCGGCGAAAGCTTCGGTCTGGTCGGCGAAAGCGGGTCGGGCAAATCCACCGTGCTGCGGGCGGTCTGCGGGCTGAACGAGGCGGCCGGCGGCAGCATCCGCATCGGTGGCTCGCCGGTCGCCACGCCACGCGACGCCGGGTTCTATCGCCAGGTCCAGATGGTGTTCCAGGACCCCTATGCCTCGCTGCATCCGCGCCACACGGTCGATCGGGCGCTGTCCGAGCCGCTGGCGATCCACCGGTTCGACGATGCCGAAGCGCGCATCGTCCGGGCGCTGGAGGATGTCGGCCTGGGCCGCGGGTTCCGGTTTCGCTATCCGCACCAGCTCTCGGGCGGGCAGCGCCAGCGCGTCGCCATCGCCCGCGCGCTGATCCTGGAGCCGGAAATCCTGCTGCTGGACGAACCCACTTCGGCGCTGGACGCGTCGATTCAGGCCGAGGTGCTGAACCTTCTGGACGCGCTGCGCGCCGAACGCGGCCTGACCTATCTGATGGTCAGCCATGATCTTGCCGTCGTGGCGCATATGTGCGAACGGCTGCTGGTGATGCAGCACGGCCGCGCGGTCGAGGAACTCAGCCGCGCCGAGCTGCGCGCGCACCGGGCGCAGCAACCCTATACACGCGATCTTCTGGCTGCCAGCGAAGGCTATCGGCCGGACCCCATTCCGACAGGTTCCTGACATGACCGACCCCGTTGCCGTATTCGACGGCCACAACGATTTCCTGCTGCGCCTGCTGCGCGACCCGGACAACCGCGAAACCACCTGGACCAGCGACACCGGGCAGGGTCATCTCGACCTGCCCCGGATGCGGGCGGGCGGGTTTGCCGGCGGGTTCTTCGCGGTCTATGTCTCCTCGCCGGTAGCCCATGACGACGCCGAGTTTGACCGGATCATGAAAAACCCGCCCTATGCGCTGCCGCTGCCCGATCCGATCGGGCAGGACCAGGCGCTGCCGGTGGCCATGGCGATGGTCGGCCATCTGATGTGGATGGAGCGCACCGGCCACCTGAGCATCTGCCGCAGCACCGCCGATATTCGCGCGGCGATGGCGGCGGGCCGGATCGCCGCGGTGCTGCACATGGAGGGCGCCGAGGCGATCGGCCCCGACCTGGACGCGCTGCATGTCTGGCACGCCGCCGGGCTGCGTTCGCTCGGGCCGGTCTGGTCGCGGCCGACCGTCTTTGGCCATGGGGTGCCCTTCGCGTTTCCGTCCTCGCCCGATACCGGCGACGGGCTGACCGACAGGGGCAAGGATCTGGTGCGCGAATGCAACGCGCTGAAGATCATGATCGACCTCAGCCACCTGAACGAGAAGGGTTTCGACGACGTGGCGGCGATTTCCGACGCGCCGCTGGTGGCGACCCATTCCAACGCCCATGCGATCTGCCCGTCGTCGCGCAACCTGACCGACCGGCAGCTCGCCATGATCCGCGACAGCGACGGCATGGTCGGGCTGAATTTCGCGGTGGGGTTCCTCGACCCCGAGGGCCGCGGCGACGGCTTTGACGGCTGGGATCCGATCCTGCGCCATTTCGATCACCTGATCGAGCAGCTGGGCGAGGACCGCGTCGGGCTGGGCTCGGATTTCGACGGCGCCACGGTGCCGGTCGCGTTGCAGGACGCCGCCGGTCTGCCCCGCCTGATCGCGGCGCTGCGCGCGCATGGCTATGACGCCGCGCTGATCGAAAAGCTGGCCCACCGAAACTGGCTGGCCCTGCTCGAACGCAGTTGGGGCGGCTGAGGCGGGCAACACTGGCCCGATGACCGGCATCCGGGACAGCGGGCTGGCGCTGCTATCGCCCGACGGCCGTTTCAGCGCGGCGCCTCAGGGGGCCGCGTCCCGTCCGGTTGCGGCCCGGTCCCGAAGGCTGGTCTTGAGCACCTTGCCATAGCTGTTCTTTGGCAGGCTTTCGACAAAGCGATAGTGCCTGGGTTTCTTGAACGATGCGATCCGGGCGCGGCACCAGGCGTCCAGGTCGTCGCGGCTGCGGTCGGCGCCGTCGCGCAGCACCACAAAGGCCATCACGTCCTCGCCCCATTCCGCGCTCGGCACGCCGATCACCGAGACCTCGAACACGTCCGCATGGTTCAGCAGGGCTTCTTCCACCTCGCGGGGATAGATGTTGCTGCCCCCCGAGATGATCACGTCCCTGGACCGGTCGGTCAGGGTCACGAACCCGTCCGCATCCATGGTGCCGAGATCGCCGGTCCTGAGCCAGCCGTTCACCAGCGTCTTGGCGGTGGCGTCTTCGTTCCGCCAATATCCTTTCATCACCGGGGCGCCGGACACGATGATCTCGCCGACCTCGCCGGCGGAAACGTCGCGCATCGCGTCGTTCACCACCCGAACCTCGACCGCCGCATGGGCGAACCCCACCGAGGCGCGGCGGCGGTCGGCCTGCGGATGCGACCTGTCGGCCACCAGGTCGCGGGGCAGCACGGTGATGGTCATCGGGCTTTCGCCCTGGCCATAGATCTGCACGAACCGCGGGCCATAAAGCGCCAGCGCCTCGTCGATATCGGCGGCATACATCGGGCCGCCGCCATAGATGATCGTCCTGATCCCCGCGCCTTGATAGCCGGCCGCCCCGGACGCCGCGATCAGCCGCTTGACCATGGTGGGCGCAGCGAAAAAGACGAGATTGCCCAGCGCCTGCGCCAGCGCGCGGATTTCCGACGGATCGAACCCGCGCGATGCCGGGATCACATGGCAGGCACCGGCCCGCGTGAACTGCAGGTGATAGAGCCCGGCGCCATGGGACATCGGCGCCGCATAGAGCGGATGGTCGTCCGCCAGCACCGCATCGACATCGAGCGCATAGCAGGTCGCCATTGCCGCCAGGTTTCCATGCGTGAGCATGACCCCCTTGGGCCGCCCGGTCGTGCCTGACGTGTAGAACAGCCAGGCGACATCGTCGCCCGCCACCGCTGCCGGGGCGGGCAGCGGCGCGGCAGCG
This is a stretch of genomic DNA from Pukyongiella litopenaei. It encodes these proteins:
- a CDS encoding ABC transporter permease, which codes for MTPGTARTKPAGRRGGAVPRLAVRGARLVATLAVTLLGLLFVTFLIGRVVPVDPVLAVVGDRASQSTYDAAYIELGLDKPLYQQFWIFLKNALTGDLGTSILTKKPIVEDIKRVFPATLELATAGILIGTVFGIPLGVLAAVRQGGIADQMIRVFGLIGYSAPIFWLGLLGLLVFYAKLDWVAGPGRIDISYEYSITPATGLLLLDSAMQGQWDAFRNVLAHLALPALLLGYFSMAYISRMTRSFMLNELAQEYIITARVKGVSETRIIWVHALGNAAVPLVTVVALSYAGLLEGSVLTETVFAWPGLGQYLTNSLQNADMNAVLGGTLVIGIIFVGLNLLSDLLYNLLDPRVRRRK
- a CDS encoding TRAP transporter large permease; its protein translation is MSGVEIGIWSIVAILVLIQLGMHVAIALMTVSFFGVYLVKGKMAIAGALLSQAALDGVERYSFGVIPLFVLMGVLVGACGLGRDVFDVAGQMFRRFRGGLGIATVFANAVFAAVNGTSIASASVFTKVAVPELVRQGYTPRFSVGVVAGSSVLGMLIPPSLLLILFGIIAEVSIGDLFTAGIVPGIILSLFFCIAILLMARFFPRFTGNPGASDLPMMSTGTMILKSAPIVLLVVLVLGGIYGGFFTPTEAGGVGALGALVIALVKGRLSAREIGRIMIEVGQVTASITFLIIAAHMYSRLLALTGLPNSMTALLASWDLGLYGILVLYLLAIVLLGTILDSSSIILILLPLILPVIQPFGVDLVWFGILTIIAVEVGLLTPPLGVACFVIKANIDDRRVTLNEIFAGAAPFALIMVVLVALVVAMPWLATGLL
- a CDS encoding C4-dicarboxylate TRAP transporter substrate-binding protein; this encodes MTKLTTTALAGTLMLATSLPGEAETWNFTVIAGHPPLTRGVSAISDHFVPEVTRRAAALGHEINWTEAYAGAVAPPTGVLEAVESGVAEFGYVPQLFEGDKLPLEQITYVTPFGTSNLADVMKVIDKLHAEIPAMDQAWADNGQKVLAPVGVDTYHFVTTFPIEKVADLDGHKIGTAGLALNWLKGVDATPVAGALPDFYNSISTGLYDGIITFESVIAPYKFYEVAPYITKINFGGQYASALTVNLDTWNSLPEDLQQVIVEVADEYRDIAAESYKDGGVASIAKAVENGATVSELSDDQRTAYAQKLPSIAREWADQLDAQGKPGTEVLETYLRLSKEAGIEHARDWAAE
- a CDS encoding TetR/AcrR family transcriptional regulator encodes the protein MRLNESGKPGSTTRDALRAVAEELFAEHGIDGVTTRALAERAGANMAAVNYHYGNKDNLTMAVFRDVARRTVQRRLDNLARIEARAEREGRAPGLREVVEAFVDAYVNHDSPRTGVLLAHLVLQHRVRSTEWTEAIVREELDDFARRYVGVLRRAVPHLDESEVHWRYHLMVGAVMMGVSGHGSNARLRRLSNGLCAPEDRDEFREQLIAFLVASFGPGPATDKDIDGRPAIPDGSHQKNRARTRTQPRTEET
- a CDS encoding TRAP transporter small permease subunit, with product MKDPAGDYGLPAWPGSPLIRWLNRATLALAAVGGVGTLGIMAIINADVIGRGVFHTPVPATAEIVSAAIVAIVFLQLPLATGSGRNVRSDMVLNRLGRRGGRGADMLNAFHHAIGTLMLGVLLYYIAPGIFASIRGNETVGLYGIFTMPRWPFVVCVLSGCALTLAQYAVLTVGFATRAFDRRTA
- a CDS encoding ABC transporter ATP-binding protein; translation: MTPVLEVEDLRVAFPSHKGPVEVVRGVNFTLGRERLGIVGESGSGKSQTGRAILGLTPGRVTAKTLRFEGTDLLSASQSTWRRLRRQRMSMVMQDPKFSLNPVMTIGRQIVEALRISVGRRGDSRARAIEMLAAVQIRDPERVFDAYPHELSGGMGQRAMIAMMLIREPDLLIADEPTSALDVTVQIDVLRILDRLVRERGMGLIFISHDLRLVSTFCDRILVMYSGRMVEEIAARDLHAATHPYTRGLLNCLPDIGADTRPLPTLQRDADWAL
- a CDS encoding ABC transporter permease is translated as MTRRDWLLSEEPLSRRQARLGQLYRTWSALRANRLAMVGLGIVIVLILMALFADLIAPFDPLAGGDLRTERLLPPSWDHLMGTDDQARDIFSRVVHGSRLTLMVVALVAVIATPIGLAVGTTAGYFGGWVDTVLMRITDIFLAFPRLILALAFVAALGPGIENAIIAIAITSWPPYARLARAETLTIRSADHIDAVRLQGARSPRIIWGHVVPLCLSSVIIRVTLDMAGIILTAAGLGFLGLGAQPPQPEWGAMIASGRRFLIDFWWVATMPGIAIFVVSLGFNLLGDGLRDVLDPKGAK
- a CDS encoding ABC transporter substrate-binding protein; its protein translation is MKHFAKLAAAAAVAAIIGAPMTAARAETPPDTLIQAWAIDDIITLDPAEVFEFTASEILGNSYQPLVGYDVKDVSQIHGVIAESWTVSEDGKTFTFQIRPGMTFASGNPITAADPVFSLQRAIKLDKSPAFILTQFGFNAGNVDEKIRQTGDMTFEFEMDQAYAPSLVLYCLTATVGFVVDKELALSHEQDGDFGYDWLKTNYAGSGAFTIRDWRANEVVVLERNDNYSGDAPAMARAIYRHIPEGATQRLLLEKGDIDIARSLGSEEITALQDNPDVKIESGVKGSIYYLGLSQKNEYLSKPEVRQAMKYLVDYATIADTIMKGRVKVHQAFLPEGFLGALNDTPFELNVEKAKELLAEAGVPDGFKVTMDTRNTPEITAIAEAIQQTMAGAGIEMELIPGDGQQTLTKYRARNHDIYIGRWGPDYQDPHTNADTFARNPDNGDDAASKPLAWRNSWDIPEMTAKADAAVLEKDTDKRADMYLELQAEHQQVSPFVIMFQEIEVLGIRENVDGFVIGPSFNDNSFKKVSKSE
- a CDS encoding ABC transporter ATP-binding protein; translated protein: MSAMVEIDGLSVTFGSADDLVHAVRGVSLSVGRGESFGLVGESGSGKSTVLRAVCGLNEAAGGSIRIGGSPVATPRDAGFYRQVQMVFQDPYASLHPRHTVDRALSEPLAIHRFDDAEARIVRALEDVGLGRGFRFRYPHQLSGGQRQRVAIARALILEPEILLLDEPTSALDASIQAEVLNLLDALRAERGLTYLMVSHDLAVVAHMCERLLVMQHGRAVEELSRAELRAHRAQQPYTRDLLAASEGYRPDPIPTGS
- a CDS encoding MBL fold metallo-hydrolase; the protein is MYSDTKRELQDLGDGLFAWVQGDGSWGWSNSGLITGADDKSLVVDTLFTGRLTEDMLAAYRRADPAAATIDMLVNTHSNGDHTFGNHLVGGARIIASEAARDEMEERPAGFFKAAAADPDAYGVFGEFLHTFMGKTFDFSDIEHVPPTEVFKGARTLTVGGRTVELTELGPAHTRGDVIVHVPDARVCFTGDLVFHGGHPIMWAGPVGNWIAACDHILGLDVDVIVPGHGAVSDKTAVRALRDYFVHILAQTTTCFEAGLSWEDAAYEVGYAAFDSWLDRERVVANVATIYRDLSGGSVAPEQAEVLAQMLRYSRGATCPHDEPCQCHKVG